The Halovivax ruber XH-70 genome includes the window GACGAGGCAGAGTTCGACGCCTGGCGCGAGGGACGAACGGGATTTCCGGTCGTGGACGCCGGGATGCGGCAGTTGCGCGAGGAGGCGTACGTGCACAACCGCGCCCGACTGATCGTCGGCTCCTTCCTGACGAAGGACCTCCTGTGTGACTGGCGACGCGGGTACGAACACTTCCGGGCGACGCTCGTCGATCACGACACGGCGAGTAACAACGGCAACTGGCAGTGGGTCGCCTCGACCGGCACCGACGCGCAACCGTACTTCCGCGTCTTCAACCCGATGAAACAGGGGCGCGATCACGATCCCGACGCCGAGTACATTCGACGATACGTGCCCGAACTCGAGGGCGTCGACGCCGAGACGATCCACTCGTGGCACGAACTCGATCCGGACGAACGGGCCGAGGTCGCTCCTGACTACCCGGCACCCATCGTCGACCACGCCAGCCGACGCGAGGAGGCGATCTCGACGTTCGAACGGGCGCGCGGCGAGGGCGAGTGACCGGCTGCGGCTGTCCGGACCACGGGCGGTTCCAGAGGATGAGTCGTGCGGTCGACCGGGCGCTCGAGTACAGTCTGGGCCTCCGGACGGTGTGACGTCTCCGACCGGACCACCCAGAAGAACGGTTTTCGACGGCTAGAGGAACGGAATCGGAGGCGCCGCGTAGATGTCGGTGACGCCGAGGTACAGCGTGACGAACACGCCGGCGAGCACGTAGGTCCGGATGGACCACAGCCAGGCCGTCGCGAACGTTCCCCCGCCGTCGGTACCCTTCTTGATCTCGTCGACGGCCTCCGGGCCGTACACCCAGCCGACGAAGATGACGACCAGCAGGACCGAAACCGGGAGCAAGACGCTGTAGGCGAGCGAGTCGAACCAGCCGAGCCAGGCGATGTTCCACGCCGACAGCGTCCCCAATGCGAAGATGGCGCCGGCGAAGCCGAACGCGGTGACCGGCCGGTTATAGCCGTAATTATCGACGACGTAGGAGGTAGCGACCTCCAGTAGACTGATCGCCGAAGAGAGCGCGGCGATGAGCACGACGCCGAAGAACGCGACGCCGAACACCCGGCCGGCGAGGCCGAGATCCGCGAACACCTGCGAGACGCCGACGAACAGTGCGTCCGGTCCGCCGCCCGCAGCTACGTCGGGGACGCTCCCGAACTGCACGAACAGGAGCGGGATGACGACGAGGCCAGCGAGCAGGCCGACCGCGGTGTTCAGCACGACGATGAGACTCCCGTCGGCCGGGAGGCTGTCGTCGTCGCCGAGGTAGGAGGCGTAGGTGATCATCGCCCCCATCCCCAGCGACAGCGAGAAAAAGGCCTGACTGACGGCGAACGGGACGATGCTCCCGAAGTTGTTCGCCAGGTAGTCGAAGTCCGGCGAGAGGTAGTAGCCGTACGCCGGTCCGGACCCGTCGAGCGTGAACGCGTAGACGGCGAGCCCGACGAGCATCACGAGGATGGAGGGGACCATCAGTCTGGTCGCCTTCTCGATACCCTTCTCGACGCCGAACGCCACGATGACGGCGGTCGTCGCCATGAAGAGGCCGTGAAGCCCGATGGCTGCCCAACCCATCGAGACGTCGCCGAAGTGGCCGCCGGGATCCGTGAAGTAGGCGCCCGTCGCGCTGTCGACGATAAAACGGATGACCCAGCCGCCGACGACGCTGTAGTACGAGAGGATCCAGAGCCCCGTCAGGAGGCCGATCGCCCCGACGACGGTCCATGCCGGGTGTTTCAGCCGGTCGAACGCCTCGACGGCGTTGATGTTCGCCCGCCGGCCGATCACGAACTCACCGAGAATGGCGGGGAGGCCGATGAGGAACGCGGCGATGAGGTAGACGAAGACGAACGCCGCGCCGCCCTCCGCCGAGGTCTTGAACGGGAACTGCCAGAGGTTCCCCAGTCCAACTGCGCTTCCCACGGCCGCCAGGATGAATCCCAGCCTGGTGGCCCACGTTTCACGTTCTGCCATGATATACCACGGCGTATCCAGAGGGCGGGTAAAAACCACACGCCCGCGACGCCCGTTGCCGGAATCGTGATCGAGGCCGTGTCGGCTTCGATCGCCATGGGGAGATTGGGAACCCACTCACCGCTCGAGCAGCCCCAGCTCCTGCATCGACGGAAGGTGCAAGTCGTACGTCACGGCGACGAGCCGTGTCCCGACGGTGACGGCGGCACAGGCCCCGGCGGCGGTCCCGTCGGCGACCCCGAGGGCCCCGGCGAGCAGGTACGCCGTCCCGCCGAGGACCGCACAGCTCGCGTAGAAGTCCTCGAAGAGGATGAACGGCGCGCGATCGAGGAGGATATCTGCGGCGGCCCCACCGCCGGCCGCGTTGATCGTCGCGATCGCGACGACGCCGAACGCAGAGACGCCCGCCCCGGTCGCGACGATCGCACCGGTGGTCGCGAAGGCGGCGAGGCCGATCGCGTCGGCGACGAGCGTGATCGGGTGGGTCTCCGGCGAGGCGAGGACGACACTCAGGCCGATCGCCAGGCCGACTCCCAGGACGCCGAGGGCGACCTCGACTGGCGACTGGAGCGCGAGGGGTACCCGCATCACGAAGAGGTCCCGTGTCGCACCGCCGGCGAACGCCATCGTCAGCCCGACGATGGTGATGCCGAACAGGTCGAACTCCGCACGGATCGCCTTCGACGCGCCGACGAAGGCGAACGCGACCAGCCCGATCGTGTTCATGACGGCGAACGGATCGCCGAACAGGACGGTGACGAGGTCCTGACTCACTGTCGCTCGCTACGGACGGTCGTCTCTTGAGTGCACCGTCCGAGCAGCGTGTTGCCGATATCCGGGCAGGGCTGGGCGATCGGGGCGAAGTTGACGAACGATCCGTCGCCTTAGTCCTGCGAAACCGATCCGGCCACCTGATCGGTCGCGGGTGCCGGCGGCTCGTGCGTGCCGAAGTCGGGGTGAGTCTCCTCCATCCAGATATACACGACTGCTCCAGAGATGAACATCAGAATCGCAGTCATGTAGAACGCGGCTTCGGCGTTCACGAACTCCATCGAGAGCCCGATCAGGATCGCGCCGACGGCGTAGCCGGAATCGCGCCACATCCGGTAGACGCCCATACCCGCGGACCGCCACGTCGGGTGAGCGGCGTCGCTGGGTACAGTCATCAGATTGGGATACAGGAGCGCCATACCCAGCCCGGAGGCGGCAGCCAGAACGGCCCACGGGAGGTAGCCCTCGACGAGCACCATCCCGAGGACGCCCCCGCCTGCGAGGAACATGCCCCAGATGACCGGCGGGCGCCGGCCGATGCGGTCCGCGAGTCCGCCGGTCGCGATCTGGAAGAAGTACATCGCACTGTGGACGCCGACGACGACCCCGACGGCGGCGATTGGGAGCCCCTCGCTCGTCAGGTACAGCGGCACGGCGATCCAGAACAGCGTGTCCACGAAGTTCTCGATGTGGCCAGCCTGAGCCGCAGCGAACAGCGTCCTGTCACCGTAGGTCGCTCGCTTCACCACCTCGTTGAACGGGAGGTTCGCGTCGTGGTGATCGTCGTCACCTTCGGCCTGGGCGTACTGGACGGTCTCTTTGATCAGGAAGATCGAAATGAGGAATGCCAGCACGACGACGACGGCGAGGAAGTAGAACGGCTCGGGACGGAGACTCCACTGCCCAGCGATGACGCCAGTGAGCCACGCACCGACAGCGACACCAGTGTATCCGAACGACTCGTCGATGCCCACCGCAAGGCCACGCTGCTCGGGTCCTGCGAGATCGATCTTCGCGTTGATCGCCATACTCCACGTCAACGCCTGGTTGATACCCAGCAGGATGTTCCCGACCGTGATCCAGCCCCAGCTGGGAGCGAAGATGAGAATGAGCGGCAGCGGGAGCGCCGTCGCCCACCCGGCGACGAGAACTGGCTTGCGGCCGTACTCCTCACCCCATTTGCCAGCGTAGAGGTTGAGGATCGACTTCACAATCCCGAACGAGACGACGAACGAACCGATAACGAGGAACGACTTGACGCCGAGGACCTCCTCTCCCAGAACGGGGACGACGGTTCGTTCGGACCCGATGGTCAATCCGGTCGCGAACACCAGCAGGACGTGTAGCGAGAACTGTCCGAGGTGCTCGCGGATTCCCTGTCTGAGGTCGGCTGTGTCACTCATCGATCGGTACCGCAGCCTCGACGGTGGCGGTCATCGACGGCGCTTCCGGGGTGACAGTCGAACCAGGGTGTTCGTCGGTTCCGTCTGTCCCCGCTCCGGTTCGGCTGCGATCGCGTTCGATTGCGATTACGACGTGTGACTGGCGAAAGCGCGTGCATCGATATACCAGAAATAACAGGGAGATTCGCATATGGGCACTGCCGGACATGACCGGCACCGTTACGGCTGTACAGTCCAAAGTGGTTCGTATGAGCCTGTACGAAGCCTCGATCCGGGTCAAACACGAGTGTCCGTATCGGGCGATTTCCGAACGGCATCCGGACCTGACGATTCGCGAGTGGCCGCTTTCCGACTGCCAGGTGCTCGAACTCACCGCGGAGGGAACGCCGACCGACGCGCTACTCGACGAGATCGACCAGCTCGGAACCGTGCTGCACGAATCCGCGGACGACGACGGCTATCACGTCGTCACGCAGTCGTGTCTCTGTTCACTAGAGGAGTCCATCGTCGACCGGTTCGAGGCGCACAACTGCCTGTACCAGTCGCCGACGATCTACCGCCAGGGCTGGGAACACTACACGCTGGTCGCCTTCGATAGCGAAGACGTTCGGGCGCTGCTTGGCGATTTGCGTAGCGACAGAGAGATCGAACTCCTCTCGAAGACCTCGATTTCGGAGACACAGATCCCCCACAGCATGCTGGCCCCGGCGGGTCACCTGTTCGAGGACCTCACGGACCGCCAGCTCGCAGCGCTCCAGTTCGCGCTGGAGAGCGGCTACTACGAACAGCCGCGAGGGACCTCCCTCCGAGAGCTCGCCGACAGGACGGCCGTCGCCCGCTCGACGTACGAAGAGCACCTCCGAAAGGCCGAGAACAAACTGCTCACGAACGCGGGGCAGTTCTTGCGCCTCGTCACGGCGACGTCGACGGGTAACCCGCTGGGCGTCGACCGCTCCCGAAGGGCCGAACGAGCCGCCGACTAGCGGACCGGCAGTTTCCGGGAGAACGATCCGAACTGAGCGTCGTCTCGGCGTTCTCGACGAGTCGGAGCGGGCCGCCCACGTCGATACCCGGCTACGATTCGGCGAGCGCAGCCGCCAGTTCGCCGTCTTCGTCCTCCGTCGGGAGGTCGGCGACGAAGCGCTTGATGACCGTCTCTTCGGCCCGGTGGAGCGTCTCGCTGCAGGTCGATTTCGCGATGTCGAGGCGTTCCGCGAGTTCCGTGAGGGTACAACAGCGGGGCGTGTCGTAGTAGCCCTCCTCGACGGCGGCGACGAGAACCTCGCGCTGGCGCTCGGAGAGGAGCTGGCTGTCGTGCAGCCGTTCGCGGACGTGCTCGACGCGGTAGGTGAAGCCGAACGCTTCGAGCTGATCGGCCAACTCCGAGAGGCGAGCACGCGAGCCCGTCACGTCGACCTCTGCCTCGCCGTCGCGGATGACGATCGGTGGTTCGAGTGGCATCCCCGACTCCTTCGAGGAGAAGAGCAGGAGCGGGGCGGTCGTCTCGAAGTGGACGGTCAATTCGCCCTCGCTCACCTGCGCGGGCGTCAGTTCCGTGATCTGGTCGTGGGCCGCCATCGACTCGGCCACCGATTCGACGTCGGGGCCGGTGATGTTCACCAGGGCGAACCCGTTATCCTGGCCGGGAACCCCGGCGAGGACGCGAAACGTCGCCTCCGGATGGTCGCGAGAGATCTGTGCGATCCAGACACGCCTGGGCAGCGTCACCGAAAGCGTCGCATGTGCCATACGAACACGTTCGGGAGGAGATGCCAAAAGCTGTTGGCCCGAATATATTCGTACAGGGGTCCGTGGCCGGCGTCGCTTGCGTCGGCAACGTGCCGAACCAGTTCGGCCGAACCCCGATAGGGACCGAGGACGGAGACTGACTCGCATGACAGAACTGGACGTCCGCGACGTGCCGCCGATGGAGCGCCACCCGAAGATTCACGACGCGTTCGAGGAACTGGCCGCCGGTGAGAGCCTCACGATCGTCAACGACCACGAACCCAAACCGCTGTTCTACGAGTTCCAGGCCGAGGTCGAGACGTTCGACGCCGACGGCTACGAGGTCGAACAGGTGGGTGAAGCGGAGTTTCGAGCGACGTTTCCGAAGAGCGAGGCCTGAGCGAGCGCAGCGAGCGAAGGTCTCGGATGGCGAACGGCGACCGACGGGAGCCGTGAGCGGCGTGGAGCAGTTCCGGCGCAGCGAGCGAAGGCCTCGGATGGCGAACGGCGACCGAAGGAAGCCGTGAGCAGCGATTCGAGCGGGTAACACGGGTGCGAACAACCACACACCCGAACTCGTTCGGGGGGATGCACACACGGCTGGCGACCCGACGGACGAGCATGTACTCGATCGAGGGCGTGTTCGACCGGACCGACGCACCGGCGGATCGGCCGCGTGACCACCTGGACGTGCGGTCGATGGGGCCGCCGAATCCGCTCGCGAAGACGCTCGAACGGCTTCCCGAGCTGGACGACGATGTCGTTCTCGTCCAGCGAAACGACCGCGTCCCGCAGTTTCTTCTCCCGAAACTCGACGATCGCGGCTACGCGTACGAGTCGGTCGAGCGCGAGGACGACGTCGTGACGCTGATCTGGCGCGATGCGTAGCGCCCCACTCACCGACCGCGATCCCCAGGGCGACGGGCGCTTTCGAGTCGCCACGCTGCTCGCGGTCACGACGATCGCGGCGTACGCCCTCGTCGCCCTCGGGACGGCCGTCTCCGCCGGCGGCGGGACCACGTGTTCGACCTGGCCGAGTTGTGGAACGGATCCGACGCTCGGACCGCTCTCCGGCGAACAGTTCCTCTTCTGGGCCCACCGCGCGGCGGCGCTGGTGACCGGCCTGCTGGTCGCTGCGTCGGGGCTGGCAGTTCGACGGGCGACGCTCGGTCGGCGTATCCGCGTGGCCGTCTACGCGGCCGTCGTCGCATTTCCGGTGCAAGTGGGCCTCGGCGCCGTCATCGTCGTCGGCGGACCGTCGCTGGCGAACGACGTCCACCTCGTGCTCGCGATGGGCATCTTCGCGACGCTCCTCGTCGCGCTCGTCTGGACGCTCGACGCGGCGGCGGACGCGAGGCGGGATCGGGCGTCCAGCGTGGACCCAGTTGAGCTAGAGCCGGCAGTCGATGCGGACATCGACCAGCCAGTGGAGGAAC containing:
- a CDS encoding DUF2249 domain-containing protein, producing MYSIEGVFDRTDAPADRPRDHLDVRSMGPPNPLAKTLERLPELDDDVVLVQRNDRVPQFLLPKLDDRGYAYESVEREDDVVTLIWRDA
- a CDS encoding helix-turn-helix domain-containing protein; the encoded protein is MAHATLSVTLPRRVWIAQISRDHPEATFRVLAGVPGQDNGFALVNITGPDVESVAESMAAHDQITELTPAQVSEGELTVHFETTAPLLLFSSKESGMPLEPPIVIRDGEAEVDVTGSRARLSELADQLEAFGFTYRVEHVRERLHDSQLLSERQREVLVAAVEEGYYDTPRCCTLTELAERLDIAKSTCSETLHRAEETVIKRFVADLPTEDEDGELAAALAES
- a CDS encoding helix-turn-helix domain-containing protein, with amino-acid sequence MSLYEASIRVKHECPYRAISERHPDLTIREWPLSDCQVLELTAEGTPTDALLDEIDQLGTVLHESADDDGYHVVTQSCLCSLEESIVDRFEAHNCLYQSPTIYRQGWEHYTLVAFDSEDVRALLGDLRSDREIELLSKTSISETQIPHSMLAPAGHLFEDLTDRQLAALQFALESGYYEQPRGTSLRELADRTAVARSTYEEHLRKAENKLLTNAGQFLRLVTATSTGNPLGVDRSRRAERAAD
- a CDS encoding DUF2249 domain-containing protein, encoding MTELDVRDVPPMERHPKIHDAFEELAAGESLTIVNDHEPKPLFYEFQAEVETFDADGYEVEQVGEAEFRATFPKSEA
- a CDS encoding MFS transporter; its protein translation is MSDTADLRQGIREHLGQFSLHVLLVFATGLTIGSERTVVPVLGEEVLGVKSFLVIGSFVVSFGIVKSILNLYAGKWGEEYGRKPVLVAGWATALPLPLILIFAPSWGWITVGNILLGINQALTWSMAINAKIDLAGPEQRGLAVGIDESFGYTGVAVGAWLTGVIAGQWSLRPEPFYFLAVVVVLAFLISIFLIKETVQYAQAEGDDDHHDANLPFNEVVKRATYGDRTLFAAAQAGHIENFVDTLFWIAVPLYLTSEGLPIAAVGVVVGVHSAMYFFQIATGGLADRIGRRPPVIWGMFLAGGGVLGMVLVEGYLPWAVLAAASGLGMALLYPNLMTVPSDAAHPTWRSAGMGVYRMWRDSGYAVGAILIGLSMEFVNAEAAFYMTAILMFISGAVVYIWMEETHPDFGTHEPPAPATDQVAGSVSQD
- a CDS encoding trimeric intracellular cation channel family protein produces the protein MSQDLVTVLFGDPFAVMNTIGLVAFAFVGASKAIRAEFDLFGITIVGLTMAFAGGATRDLFVMRVPLALQSPVEVALGVLGVGLAIGLSVVLASPETHPITLVADAIGLAAFATTGAIVATGAGVSAFGVVAIATINAAGGGAAADILLDRAPFILFEDFYASCAVLGGTAYLLAGALGVADGTAAGACAAVTVGTRLVAVTYDLHLPSMQELGLLER
- a CDS encoding sodium-dependent transporter; its protein translation is MAERETWATRLGFILAAVGSAVGLGNLWQFPFKTSAEGGAAFVFVYLIAAFLIGLPAILGEFVIGRRANINAVEAFDRLKHPAWTVVGAIGLLTGLWILSYYSVVGGWVIRFIVDSATGAYFTDPGGHFGDVSMGWAAIGLHGLFMATTAVIVAFGVEKGIEKATRLMVPSILVMLVGLAVYAFTLDGSGPAYGYYLSPDFDYLANNFGSIVPFAVSQAFFSLSLGMGAMITYASYLGDDDSLPADGSLIVVLNTAVGLLAGLVVIPLLFVQFGSVPDVAAGGGPDALFVGVSQVFADLGLAGRVFGVAFFGVVLIAALSSAISLLEVATSYVVDNYGYNRPVTAFGFAGAIFALGTLSAWNIAWLGWFDSLAYSVLLPVSVLLVVIFVGWVYGPEAVDEIKKGTDGGGTFATAWLWSIRTYVLAGVFVTLYLGVTDIYAAPPIPFL